The following coding sequences lie in one Halomonas sp. 'Soap Lake #6' genomic window:
- a CDS encoding alpha/beta hydrolase has translation MMSLHPDIAAFLDLVADSGNPPFHSLSPQQARAAYEASSQMLDEPISNDATSLSITSRDGYHLELRHYQGEQALSPTLLYFHGGGYLLGSLDSHDSLCQSIAQATGYTVLAVDYRLAPEHKFPTAFHDAEDAYCWLLKHGEEMGIDTSRIAVGGDSVGGTLATALCMSARDNGWHLPLCQILLYPCTSAWQDSESHSRYAQGYLLEADTLQWMFGHYLNSDEERHDWRFAPLEAAELKNLPPVFIALAEHDPLIDEGIAYVNRLQEANVDTQLTIYPGMVHDFARLGSITPDATGQVRADIAKSLQQHFSNHTSPVDA, from the coding sequence CCTGATATCGCCGCTTTCTTAGATCTGGTCGCCGATAGCGGCAACCCACCCTTCCACTCGCTCTCACCACAACAAGCACGCGCTGCTTATGAAGCATCATCACAGATGCTTGATGAGCCAATATCTAACGATGCAACGTCACTGAGTATCACCTCCCGAGATGGATACCATCTTGAACTACGCCACTACCAAGGCGAGCAGGCTTTATCACCCACCTTGCTCTACTTCCATGGCGGCGGCTACCTATTAGGCAGCCTTGATTCTCACGATTCGCTCTGCCAAAGCATCGCCCAGGCGACTGGCTACACAGTGCTGGCTGTCGACTATCGCTTGGCCCCCGAGCACAAGTTTCCGACGGCTTTTCACGATGCTGAAGATGCCTATTGCTGGCTGCTGAAGCATGGAGAAGAGATGGGCATCGATACCTCACGTATCGCCGTCGGTGGTGACAGTGTAGGTGGCACTCTCGCCACTGCTCTTTGCATGTCAGCACGCGATAATGGCTGGCACCTTCCACTCTGCCAGATCCTGCTCTACCCCTGCACCAGCGCCTGGCAGGACAGCGAGTCTCATAGTCGATACGCACAAGGCTACCTGCTGGAAGCAGACACCCTGCAATGGATGTTTGGCCACTATCTAAATAGCGATGAGGAACGCCACGATTGGCGTTTTGCGCCATTGGAGGCTGCGGAACTCAAAAACCTACCACCTGTGTTTATCGCCCTAGCTGAACATGACCCCCTGATCGACGAAGGCATCGCCTACGTGAACCGCTTACAGGAAGCGAATGTAGATACCCAGCTGACCATATACCCCGGCATGGTGCACGACTTCGCACGCCTGGGCAGCATTACGCCCGATGCTACCGGTCAGGTGCGTGCAGATATTGCTAAGTCGCTACAGCAGCATTTTAGTAACCATACAAGTCCAGTAGATGCTTAG
- a CDS encoding ABC transporter substrate-binding protein, with protein sequence MISSLSLSINKSKVLYASTFYIALSLPAVSYASGPPSSIALSWTIAETLVALGIPPQGMLSPSKYEEWGSIRSLPESIFDIGLSAQPNLELITQLDPNIIISDGDLSRIDERLSRSYNTLSFSIYDSTLDTWNELTEFTKELSISIDQPNTAEDYINTIEAEIENLKYIIKDYKEPFLVIRALDKNHIRVYGENSLPQAVLDRLDLLNAWDRPTTQWGFTVVGVEELIGIDARLVIVESGGLHDDIMNQLSNYGLWQHIPSIKEGTVITVPPFWIFGALPSAYQFANSLVTALAQE encoded by the coding sequence ATGATTTCTTCCCTTTCCCTATCAATTAACAAGTCGAAAGTTTTATACGCTTCTACTTTCTATATTGCACTATCTCTTCCTGCCGTCAGTTATGCCTCTGGGCCTCCTTCCTCCATAGCACTCAGTTGGACTATTGCCGAAACCTTGGTCGCTCTTGGCATTCCACCACAAGGAATGTTGTCACCAAGTAAATACGAAGAATGGGGCAGTATCAGGTCACTTCCAGAAAGTATATTTGACATTGGACTTTCTGCCCAACCAAACCTCGAGCTTATCACCCAGCTTGATCCAAATATTATAATATCAGATGGCGATTTATCCAGAATCGACGAGAGACTTTCAAGAAGCTATAACACACTGTCATTTTCAATCTACGACAGCACATTAGACACATGGAATGAATTAACGGAGTTCACAAAAGAGTTATCTATTTCTATTGATCAACCAAACACTGCAGAAGATTACATAAACACTATTGAAGCTGAGATAGAAAATTTAAAATATATCATAAAAGACTATAAAGAGCCGTTCCTAGTCATCCGTGCTCTAGATAAAAACCATATCCGAGTTTACGGAGAGAACAGTTTACCTCAAGCCGTACTTGACCGCCTTGATCTTCTCAATGCCTGGGATAGGCCAACAACTCAATGGGGATTTACAGTTGTTGGAGTTGAAGAACTTATAGGCATTGATGCAAGACTAGTTATTGTAGAAAGCGGTGGACTTCATGATGATATAATGAATCAACTTTCAAATTACGGGCTATGGCAGCACATCCCTAGCATCAAGGAAGGCACTGTAATAACGGTTCCGCCGTTCTGGATATTCGGTGCACTCCCATCGGCATATCAATTTGCCAACAGCTTGGTCACAGCCTTAGCACAAGAATAG
- a CDS encoding TonB-dependent siderophore receptor, with translation MHQLRTGLRKQLLTVAIANICASTLLAPAALAQGTTAPTAGNDDVTDTLPTVQVTGEFLRGASTENTGSYTSSRVTIGKREQSIKEIPQSVSVITRERMNDQGMTSLIDAMKYTTGIQTTRYGGNTAAFSSRGFDMGVLLLDGSPIEGFGYTDTSAFDTALFDRIEVLRGPTGILQGTGQPSGTINMVRKRAQDGFGFNASLMAGSWDTYRGVIDATGALNSDGSVRGRFVTVYDDRGSFIDHVEHQRSTGYGTLEFDVTENTTISLGAIYQSGEATPNLGLPAFADGRLLDVSRSTFLGSTIDERKERLERYFVELEHSLENGTTFNLSVNSLYRHTNNLQSSASNTFVDPSTGSVEVFPWRGIGTRKDRSLEASLHTPFQLLGQDSIVSFGASHRRNDSDSSHLWAEPQTLPRNAYTPDHSTPETDSHFIPTFSTEASDQQSSVYTQANLGVNERLSILLGGQLTWWETTPKHAPENGFKIDNEFTPYAGFIYDLTPDIAAYTSYTSIFQPQSNWDANGDILQPRTGDQVEFGVKGEHLNGQLNWHTAIFRINDENRAVNDPDTPGASLAAGKARSQGFEAEISGNLLPRWDISAGYAYTDTEFVRDPANEGLALSPETPKHSFNLWSRYRFSDTLNQGWRVGAGINAVSSTHARRGDIVWEQGGYTLLSAQVGYRFNESLDLSLNGNNLTDKKYYSRISGNTRNRYYGDPRNVMVTMQYNF, from the coding sequence ATGCATCAACTTCGTACCGGCCTGCGCAAGCAACTGCTCACAGTTGCCATTGCCAATATCTGTGCTTCAACACTGTTGGCACCTGCCGCGCTTGCCCAAGGCACCACAGCGCCTACGGCAGGAAATGACGATGTCACTGATACATTGCCCACCGTTCAGGTAACTGGCGAGTTCCTACGTGGTGCCTCAACTGAAAATACCGGCTCCTATACCTCAAGCCGAGTCACCATTGGTAAGCGCGAGCAGTCCATTAAAGAAATCCCTCAGTCCGTCAGTGTGATAACACGCGAACGAATGAATGATCAGGGCATGACCTCACTGATTGATGCCATGAAGTATACAACAGGAATACAAACGACCCGTTATGGTGGCAACACGGCAGCTTTTAGTTCAAGGGGCTTCGATATGGGTGTCCTGTTACTGGATGGTAGTCCCATAGAGGGCTTCGGCTATACAGATACTAGCGCCTTTGACACCGCATTGTTTGATCGCATCGAAGTTCTGAGAGGCCCAACGGGTATCTTGCAAGGGACGGGGCAGCCCAGCGGCACTATCAATATGGTGCGCAAAAGAGCCCAGGATGGGTTCGGTTTCAATGCTTCTCTAATGGCAGGGTCATGGGATACCTACCGAGGGGTCATCGACGCTACCGGCGCGTTGAACAGCGATGGCAGTGTGCGGGGACGATTCGTCACAGTCTATGATGACAGAGGCTCATTCATCGACCATGTCGAACATCAGAGGAGTACAGGGTATGGCACCCTCGAGTTTGATGTAACAGAAAATACTACTATCTCGCTAGGTGCTATATATCAATCAGGCGAAGCCACGCCCAATCTAGGTTTACCTGCTTTTGCTGACGGCAGGTTGCTGGATGTCAGCCGCTCTACGTTCCTTGGTTCTACTATAGATGAGAGAAAAGAGCGCCTAGAGAGGTACTTCGTAGAGCTTGAGCATTCTTTGGAAAATGGTACAACTTTTAATCTCAGTGTGAACAGCTTATATAGGCATACCAACAACCTGCAAAGTAGTGCATCAAATACCTTTGTCGATCCAAGTACTGGTTCAGTAGAGGTGTTCCCTTGGCGTGGAATAGGTACAAGAAAAGACAGATCTTTAGAGGCATCTCTCCATACTCCCTTCCAGTTATTGGGACAGGATAGCATTGTATCCTTTGGTGCAAGCCATAGAAGGAATGATAGTGACAGCAGCCATCTGTGGGCGGAACCACAGACTTTACCCAGAAATGCTTATACCCCAGACCACTCCACTCCTGAAACTGATTCTCATTTTATCCCAACATTCTCAACCGAAGCCTCAGACCAGCAGTCTAGCGTCTATACACAGGCCAATCTTGGTGTTAACGAAAGATTATCTATTTTACTTGGAGGACAGCTTACTTGGTGGGAAACAACTCCAAAGCACGCTCCCGAAAATGGTTTCAAAATAGATAACGAATTTACACCCTATGCAGGTTTTATCTACGATCTTACCCCAGATATCGCTGCATACACCAGCTACACAAGCATTTTTCAACCGCAGAGTAATTGGGATGCCAATGGCGATATCTTGCAGCCACGTACAGGTGACCAAGTTGAGTTTGGTGTTAAGGGAGAGCACTTGAATGGACAACTGAATTGGCATACTGCCATTTTCCGCATTAATGACGAAAACCGTGCTGTAAACGATCCAGATACTCCTGGAGCTTCTCTGGCGGCAGGCAAAGCACGGAGCCAAGGCTTTGAGGCTGAAATCAGTGGCAATTTGCTACCTAGGTGGGATATTTCCGCAGGCTACGCCTACACTGATACAGAATTTGTTCGTGATCCAGCTAATGAAGGTTTGGCCTTATCCCCCGAAACCCCCAAGCATAGCTTTAACCTTTGGTCTCGTTATCGTTTCTCCGACACGCTAAATCAAGGGTGGCGCGTTGGTGCTGGCATAAATGCAGTAAGCAGTACGCACGCTAGGCGTGGAGATATTGTGTGGGAGCAAGGCGGATATACACTGCTTTCAGCACAAGTGGGGTACCGGTTCAATGAGAGTCTTGATTTATCACTCAATGGTAACAATCTGACCGATAAAAAGTACTACTCACGCATCAGTGGCAATACTAGGAATAGATATTATGGAGATCCAAGAAACGTCATGGTCACAATGCAGTATAACTTCTGA